A single region of the Thermococcus zilligii AN1 genome encodes:
- a CDS encoding GTP cyclohydrolase IV, whose translation MPIFETQEERPTIREPLRRVGITNLRSVAKINWKGKIYTFLPLFEVTIDLPAEKKGIHMSRLVESITEAISEAVEEEVKEAHTSLEELGRCILGRLEDKHPHRRAEVWIRTHLIIPRETPASGRTTYEPYDVEVGVIKNEDGAFEKVLRVRVIGNTVCPHAMSNNNGKTHIQRAVGELEIRAPLDEDITLEDMVDTVESSFSSPTYTLLKTPDENAVVQRMFENPKFVEDVAREIFSRAKERFRGKIHVKVISNESIHKHDVIAETWN comes from the coding sequence ATGCCCATATTCGAGACCCAGGAAGAGAGGCCAACCATAAGGGAGCCCCTTAGGAGGGTGGGGATAACGAACCTCAGGAGCGTTGCGAAGATAAACTGGAAAGGGAAAATTTACACCTTCCTCCCGCTCTTCGAGGTCACGATAGACCTTCCAGCAGAAAAGAAGGGTATCCACATGAGCAGGCTCGTGGAGAGCATTACGGAGGCCATAAGCGAGGCGGTGGAGGAAGAGGTTAAGGAAGCACACACTTCCCTCGAGGAGCTGGGGAGATGCATACTTGGGCGCCTTGAGGACAAGCACCCCCACAGGCGCGCTGAGGTCTGGATAAGGACCCACCTCATAATCCCGCGCGAGACCCCCGCCAGCGGAAGAACCACCTATGAGCCCTACGATGTTGAGGTGGGCGTTATAAAGAACGAAGACGGTGCCTTTGAGAAAGTGCTCCGGGTTAGGGTTATTGGGAACACGGTCTGTCCACACGCCATGTCCAACAACAACGGAAAGACCCACATCCAGAGGGCCGTTGGGGAGCTCGAGATCAGGGCGCCGCTTGATGAGGACATAACCCTGGAGGACATGGTGGACACCGTTGAGAGCTCCTTCAGCAGTCCCACCTACACGCTCCTCAAGACCCCAGACGAGAACGCAGTAGTCCAGAGGATGTTTGAAAACCCGAAGTTCGTCGAGGACGTTGCAAGGGAGATATTCTCCAGGGCCAAGGAGCGCTTTAGAGGGAAAATCCACGTGAAGGTCATCAGCAACGAGAGCATCCACAAGCACGACGTTATCGCAGAGACCTGGAACTAG
- a CDS encoding ABC transporter ATP-binding protein has product MNVIEARDLKKIFGSIRALDGVTVSIPEGITLILGPNGGGKSTFLKLATGVYRPTGGEILVLGEAPWNNGRLKSKLGVAYDPPAFPQFVTGREWLNFFAESKGFGEDEVERVAELFDAKSFLDKRINGYSSGMLKRLSLAQAFVGKPELIFLDEPLANIDFDSMEKVIEVLEGMKGKTNFAIISHIWEPLIPIVDWVVVIGNGKLVLSGKAEEVQEEVERLFKPRRKKADNNSPPGQGAEVKTS; this is encoded by the coding sequence ATGAACGTTATAGAAGCGAGGGATCTGAAGAAAATCTTCGGCAGTATAAGAGCCCTCGACGGCGTTACCGTGAGCATTCCAGAGGGAATAACGCTCATCCTCGGCCCCAACGGCGGTGGAAAGAGCACTTTCCTAAAGCTCGCGACCGGAGTCTACAGGCCCACGGGCGGCGAAATACTGGTGTTGGGAGAGGCGCCCTGGAACAACGGGAGGCTCAAGTCGAAGCTCGGGGTGGCGTATGACCCCCCGGCATTCCCGCAGTTCGTCACCGGCAGGGAATGGCTGAACTTCTTCGCAGAGAGCAAAGGTTTTGGCGAAGACGAAGTCGAGAGGGTTGCGGAGCTCTTCGATGCAAAGTCCTTCCTGGACAAGAGGATAAACGGGTACTCCTCGGGGATGCTCAAGAGGTTGAGTCTCGCGCAGGCATTCGTAGGAAAGCCTGAGCTGATTTTCCTCGATGAACCACTGGCGAACATAGACTTTGACAGCATGGAGAAGGTCATTGAGGTACTCGAGGGGATGAAGGGGAAAACCAATTTTGCGATAATCAGCCACATCTGGGAACCGCTGATCCCGATAGTGGACTGGGTTGTGGTCATAGGCAACGGAAAGCTCGTCCTGAGCGGAAAGGCCGAAGAAGTGCAGGAGGAAGTTGAGAGGCTCTTTAAGCCCCGGAGGAAGAAGGCAGACAATAACAGCCCACCCGGGCAGGGGGCGGAGGTTAAAACCTCCTGA
- a CDS encoding DNA polymerase domain-containing protein, with protein MILDADYITEDGKPVIRVFKKEKGEFKIDYDRDFEPYIYALLKDDSAIGDIKKITAERHGTTVRVTRAERVKKKFLGRPVEVWKLYFTHPQDVPAIRDKIREHPAVVDIYEYDIPFAKRYLIDRGLIPMEGDEELRMLAFDIETLYHEGEEFGEGPILMISYADEEGARVITWKNIDLPYVESVSTEKEMIKRFLKVIQEKDPDVLITYNGDNFDFAYLKKRSEMLGVKFILGRDGSEPKIQRMGDRFAVEVKGRIHFDLYPVIRRTINLPTYTLETVYEAVFGQPKEKVYAEEIARAWESGEGLERVARYSMEDAKATYELGKEFFPMEAQLSRLVGQSLWDVSRSSTGNLVEWFLLRKAYERNELAPNKPDERELARRTESYAGGYVKEPERGLWENIVYLDYKSLYPSIIITHNVSPDTLNREGCREYDVAPQVRHRFCKDFPGFIPSLLGDLLEERQKVKRKMKATVDPIERKLLDYRQRAIKILANSILPDEWIPLLINGRLKLVRIGDFVDNAMKELKPMKRDETEVLEVSGIGAISFNRKTKRSEIMPVRALLRHRYSGKVYEVKLSSGRKIKVTAGHSLFTFRDGELVEIKGEEIKPGDFIAVPGRINLPERQERINLVEVLLGLPEEETADIMLTIPVKGRKNFFKGMLRTLRWIFGEEKRPGTARRYLEHLQTLGYVRPGKIGYEIVNEEALRDYRMLYETLTGKVKYNGNKREYLVHFNDIRGIIRLMPEKELGEWKVGALNGFRMETSIEVNEDFAKLLGYYVSEGYAGKRRNQKNGWSYSVKLYNNDQNVLDDMETLASKFFGRVRRGKNYVEIPGKMAYVLFESLCGTLAENKRVPEIIFTSPASVRRAFLEGCFIGAGDLHPGKGVRLSTKSEELVNGLVILLNSLGVSALRIWLDSGVYRVLVNEELPFLDNGKKKNPYVTSKEIPEEAFGKRFQRNMSPENPLEKVELGEPGAEKVKGVVWLLEGDIVLEGVEEVAVDDYEGYVYDLSVEENENFLAGFGMLYAHNSYYGYYGYANARWYCRECAESVTAWGRQYIETTMREIEEKFGFKVLYADSVTGDTEVIIRRNGRIEFVPIERLFEHVDYRVGEKEYCVLSGVEALTLDNRGRLVWKKVPYVMRHKTDKRIYRVWVTNSRYLDVTEDHSLIGYLDGKYLEIRPADIPKDPDIKLITLASPGLQEVTLKTPSRLEEITYDGYVYDIEVEGTHRFFANGILVHNTDGFFATIPGADAETVKKKAKEFLNYINPRLPGLLELEYEGFYRRGFFVTKKKYAVIDEEDKITTRGLEIVRRDWSEIAKETQARVLEAILKHGDVEEAVRIVKEVTEKLSRHEVPPEKLVIYEQITRDLRSYRATGPHVAVAKRLAARGIKIRPGTVISYIVLKGPGRVGDRAIPFDEFDPAKHRYDAEYYIENQVLPAVERILRAFGYRKEDLRYQKTKQAGLGAWLKPKT; from the coding sequence ATGATCCTCGATGCTGACTACATCACCGAAGACGGAAAGCCCGTCATAAGGGTCTTCAAGAAGGAGAAGGGCGAGTTTAAGATAGACTACGACAGGGACTTCGAGCCCTACATCTACGCCCTCCTGAAAGACGATTCCGCCATTGGGGACATCAAGAAGATCACCGCCGAGAGGCACGGCACCACCGTTAGAGTTACCCGGGCGGAGAGGGTGAAGAAGAAGTTCCTCGGCAGGCCGGTGGAGGTCTGGAAGCTCTACTTCACCCACCCCCAGGACGTTCCCGCGATCAGGGACAAGATCAGGGAGCATCCGGCGGTTGTTGACATCTACGAGTACGACATACCCTTTGCGAAGCGCTACCTCATAGACAGGGGCTTAATCCCTATGGAGGGGGACGAGGAGCTCAGGATGCTCGCCTTCGACATCGAGACGCTCTACCATGAGGGGGAGGAGTTTGGCGAGGGGCCTATCCTGATGATAAGCTACGCCGACGAGGAGGGGGCGCGCGTTATCACCTGGAAGAATATCGACCTCCCCTACGTGGAGAGCGTTTCCACCGAGAAAGAGATGATAAAGCGCTTCCTCAAGGTAATCCAGGAGAAGGATCCCGATGTGCTCATAACCTACAACGGCGACAACTTCGACTTTGCTTACCTCAAGAAGCGCTCAGAAATGCTCGGCGTCAAGTTTATCCTCGGAAGGGACGGGAGCGAGCCAAAAATTCAGCGCATGGGCGACCGCTTTGCAGTGGAGGTGAAGGGGAGAATACACTTCGACCTCTACCCGGTTATAAGGAGGACGATTAACCTCCCCACCTACACCCTCGAGACAGTCTACGAGGCGGTTTTTGGGCAACCAAAGGAGAAGGTCTACGCGGAAGAGATAGCGCGGGCCTGGGAGAGCGGGGAAGGCTTGGAAAGGGTGGCCCGCTATTCCATGGAGGACGCAAAGGCAACTTACGAACTCGGAAAAGAGTTCTTCCCGATGGAGGCCCAGCTCTCGCGCCTCGTGGGCCAGAGCCTCTGGGATGTATCGCGCTCGAGCACAGGAAACTTAGTTGAGTGGTTTCTCCTGAGGAAGGCCTACGAGAGGAACGAGCTCGCGCCAAACAAGCCGGACGAGAGGGAGCTGGCAAGGAGAACGGAGAGCTACGCGGGTGGATACGTCAAAGAGCCCGAAAGGGGGCTGTGGGAGAACATAGTCTACCTCGATTACAAATCTCTCTACCCCTCGATAATCATCACCCACAACGTCTCCCCCGATACCCTCAACAGGGAGGGCTGTAGGGAGTACGACGTGGCACCTCAGGTGAGACACCGCTTTTGTAAAGACTTCCCCGGCTTTATCCCGAGCCTCCTCGGAGACCTTTTGGAGGAGAGGCAGAAGGTAAAGAGGAAAATGAAGGCCACTGTGGACCCGATAGAGAGGAAGCTCCTCGATTACAGGCAACGGGCCATCAAGATCCTGGCCAACAGTATTCTGCCGGATGAGTGGATCCCGCTACTCATTAATGGAAGGCTGAAACTGGTCAGAATCGGCGACTTTGTGGATAATGCTATGAAAGAACTGAAGCCCATGAAAAGGGATGAAACGGAAGTCCTTGAAGTTTCTGGAATAGGTGCGATTTCCTTCAACAGGAAAACCAAGAGATCCGAGATCATGCCCGTCAGGGCCCTCCTGCGGCACCGCTACAGTGGAAAAGTGTACGAGGTAAAGCTGTCCTCGGGGAGGAAGATCAAAGTCACCGCGGGACACAGCCTCTTCACTTTCAGGGACGGAGAACTCGTGGAGATTAAGGGGGAGGAAATAAAACCCGGCGATTTCATAGCGGTTCCAGGAAGAATTAACCTCCCAGAAAGGCAGGAGAGGATAAACCTCGTGGAGGTTCTCCTCGGCCTTCCTGAGGAGGAAACCGCCGACATCATGCTGACGATCCCGGTTAAAGGACGTAAGAACTTCTTTAAAGGCATGCTGAGAACCCTTCGCTGGATTTTCGGGGAAGAGAAAAGGCCCGGGACGGCCCGTAGATACCTTGAACACCTCCAAACGCTCGGCTACGTCAGGCCCGGGAAAATCGGCTACGAAATAGTTAACGAGGAAGCCCTGAGGGACTACAGAATGCTTTACGAGACCCTAACCGGAAAAGTGAAGTACAACGGCAATAAGAGGGAATACCTTGTGCACTTCAATGACATAAGGGGTATAATACGACTCATGCCGGAGAAAGAGCTTGGGGAATGGAAAGTTGGGGCTCTCAACGGCTTCAGGATGGAGACTTCAATTGAAGTCAACGAGGACTTTGCAAAGCTCCTCGGCTATTACGTCAGCGAGGGCTATGCAGGAAAGCGGAGAAACCAGAAAAACGGGTGGAGTTATTCGGTTAAGCTTTACAACAACGACCAAAACGTCCTTGACGACATGGAAACGCTCGCCTCGAAGTTCTTTGGAAGGGTGAGACGCGGGAAGAATTACGTTGAGATCCCGGGGAAAATGGCCTACGTGCTCTTTGAGAGCCTTTGCGGTACTCTGGCCGAGAACAAACGGGTTCCTGAGATTATATTCACCTCCCCCGCGAGCGTGCGCCGGGCCTTCCTTGAGGGCTGCTTTATAGGGGCCGGCGACCTTCACCCGGGCAAAGGGGTTAGACTTTCCACGAAGAGCGAGGAACTGGTAAACGGTCTGGTCATCCTACTCAACTCCCTCGGAGTTTCCGCCCTCAGGATATGGTTAGACAGCGGGGTTTACAGGGTTCTCGTCAACGAAGAGCTTCCGTTTTTAGACAACGGCAAGAAAAAGAACCCCTACGTAACTTCAAAGGAAATACCGGAAGAGGCCTTTGGAAAACGGTTCCAGAGGAACATGAGTCCAGAAAATCCCCTGGAGAAGGTTGAATTGGGCGAGCCTGGTGCGGAAAAGGTCAAGGGGGTCGTCTGGCTCCTTGAGGGGGATATAGTGCTTGAGGGGGTTGAGGAAGTTGCAGTTGATGATTACGAGGGCTACGTCTACGACCTGAGCGTTGAGGAGAACGAGAACTTCCTGGCAGGATTTGGAATGCTGTACGCCCACAACAGTTATTACGGCTACTACGGCTACGCAAATGCCCGCTGGTACTGCAGGGAGTGCGCCGAGAGCGTTACCGCCTGGGGCAGGCAGTACATTGAAACCACGATGAGGGAAATAGAGGAGAAATTTGGCTTTAAAGTGCTTTACGCGGATAGTGTCACCGGGGACACCGAGGTAATCATCAGAAGGAACGGCAGGATCGAGTTCGTTCCAATCGAGAGACTCTTTGAGCACGTTGATTACCGGGTTGGTGAGAAAGAATACTGCGTTCTCAGCGGGGTTGAGGCACTGACACTCGACAACAGGGGCAGGCTCGTTTGGAAGAAGGTTCCGTACGTCATGAGGCATAAAACGGACAAGAGAATTTACCGCGTCTGGGTGACCAACAGCCGGTACCTGGACGTTACGGAGGATCACTCGCTAATAGGTTATCTGGACGGAAAATACCTGGAGATAAGACCCGCTGATATCCCCAAAGATCCCGACATAAAGCTAATAACCCTCGCATCCCCCGGGTTGCAGGAAGTCACGCTCAAAACTCCGTCAAGGCTTGAAGAGATAACCTATGACGGCTACGTCTATGACATTGAAGTTGAAGGGACCCACAGGTTCTTTGCCAACGGAATACTCGTTCACAACACCGACGGTTTCTTTGCCACGATCCCCGGAGCGGACGCCGAAACGGTCAAAAAGAAGGCTAAAGAATTCCTGAACTACATCAACCCCAGACTGCCCGGCCTGCTCGAGCTGGAGTACGAGGGATTCTACAGGCGCGGCTTCTTCGTGACGAAGAAGAAGTACGCGGTTATAGACGAGGAGGACAAGATAACGACGCGCGGGCTGGAAATAGTAAGGCGCGACTGGAGCGAGATAGCGAAGGAGACGCAGGCGAGGGTTCTTGAGGCGATACTAAAGCACGGTGACGTCGAAGAGGCCGTGAGGATTGTCAAGGAGGTGACGGAGAAACTGAGCAGGCACGAGGTTCCGCCGGAGAAGCTCGTCATCTACGAGCAGATAACCCGCGACCTGAGGAGCTACAGGGCCACCGGGCCGCACGTGGCCGTTGCAAAACGCCTCGCCGCGAGGGGGATAAAAATCCGGCCCGGGACGGTCATAAGCTACATAGTGCTCAAAGGCCCGGGAAGGGTTGGGGACAGGGCGATACCCTTCGACGAGTTCGACCCTGCAAAGCACCGCTATGATGCGGAATACTACATCGAGAACCAGGTTCTTCCAGCGGTGGAGAGGATTCTGAGGGCCTTTGGTTACCGCAAAGAGGACTTGAGGTATCAGAAGACGAAGCAGGCCGGACTGGGGGCGTGGCTAAAACCGAAGACGTGA
- a CDS encoding elongation factor EF-2, with the protein MGKREEMIAKIKELMMQPERIRNMGIAAHIDHGKTTLSDNLLAGAGMISEELAGKQLVLDFDEQEQARGITINAANVSMVHNYEGNDYLINLIDTPGHVDFGGDVTRAMRAIDGAIIVVDAVEGVMPQTETVLRQALREYVKPVLFINKVDRLIRELKLNPQQMQERFSKIITDVNRLIKKYAPEEFKNEWLVNVNDGSVAFGSAYYNWALSVPYMKKTGVSFKEVIDLTNAGDMKTLKKKAPLHVVVLDVVVRHLPNPLQAQKYRIPHLWKGDINSDVGQAMLRCDPKGPMSMVVTKIILDKHAGEVATGRVWSGTVKTGQEVYLINSKRKARIQQVGIYMGPERINMEAIPAGNIVAVTGLRDAVAGETVSTEQIEPFEALRYVSEPVVTVAIEAKNVKDLPRLVEALRQLAKEDPTLHVKIDEETGQHLLSGMGELHLEVKLYRVKNEWKLDVEVSPPIVVYRESVTKQSPIVEGKSPNKHNRFYITVEPMPDEIYQAIKEGIIPEGRPKDPKEVAKKLAELGMDYEMAKGIVDVYNGNMFFDNTKGIQYLNEVMDLLVDGFHMAMDEGPLAKEPVMKVIVRLHDAKIHEDNVHRGPAQIYPAIRGAIHCAMMKAGPVLYEPYQKVIINIPYEYMGAVSRELNQRRGQLIDMKQEGEVMIIIGEAPVAEMFGFAGALRGATSGKALWSTEHAGFKRVPGELAVNIIRQIRQRKGLDPNPPAEKDVCPQQ; encoded by the coding sequence ATGGGAAAAAGGGAAGAGATGATTGCGAAGATCAAGGAGTTGATGATGCAACCCGAAAGGATCAGGAACATGGGTATCGCCGCTCACATTGACCACGGTAAGACGACGCTGAGCGACAACCTGCTCGCTGGAGCTGGCATGATCAGCGAAGAACTCGCCGGAAAACAGCTCGTGCTTGATTTCGACGAGCAGGAGCAGGCGAGGGGTATTACCATCAACGCGGCCAACGTCTCGATGGTTCACAACTACGAGGGCAACGACTACCTCATCAACCTGATCGACACCCCTGGCCACGTAGACTTCGGTGGTGACGTTACGAGGGCCATGCGTGCAATAGACGGTGCGATTATCGTTGTTGACGCAGTTGAAGGGGTAATGCCCCAGACCGAGACGGTTCTCAGGCAGGCGCTGAGGGAGTACGTGAAGCCCGTCCTCTTCATCAACAAGGTTGACCGTCTCATCAGGGAGCTCAAGCTCAACCCGCAGCAGATGCAGGAGCGCTTTAGCAAGATAATTACCGATGTTAACAGGCTCATCAAGAAGTATGCTCCGGAAGAGTTCAAGAACGAGTGGCTCGTCAACGTTAACGACGGTAGTGTGGCCTTTGGTTCAGCCTACTACAACTGGGCTCTAAGCGTCCCCTACATGAAGAAGACCGGCGTTTCCTTCAAAGAAGTCATCGACCTCACCAACGCCGGCGACATGAAGACCCTCAAAAAGAAGGCCCCGCTCCACGTGGTGGTTCTCGACGTGGTCGTCAGGCACCTCCCGAACCCGCTCCAGGCCCAGAAGTACAGGATTCCGCACCTCTGGAAGGGGGACATAAACAGTGACGTTGGCCAGGCCATGCTCAGGTGCGATCCCAAGGGCCCGATGAGCATGGTGGTTACCAAGATCATCCTCGACAAGCACGCTGGAGAAGTTGCAACCGGTAGGGTATGGAGCGGTACCGTGAAGACAGGTCAGGAGGTTTATCTCATCAACAGCAAGAGGAAGGCCAGAATCCAGCAGGTCGGTATCTACATGGGCCCGGAGAGGATCAACATGGAGGCCATTCCCGCCGGGAACATCGTCGCGGTAACAGGTCTCCGCGACGCCGTAGCTGGCGAGACCGTCTCGACCGAGCAGATCGAGCCCTTTGAGGCCCTCCGCTACGTCAGCGAGCCCGTTGTTACCGTTGCCATCGAGGCCAAAAACGTTAAGGACCTTCCGAGGCTCGTTGAAGCCCTCAGACAGCTCGCCAAGGAGGACCCAACGCTCCACGTCAAGATCGATGAGGAGACCGGCCAGCACCTCCTCAGCGGTATGGGTGAGCTCCACCTCGAGGTCAAGCTCTACCGCGTTAAGAACGAGTGGAAGCTCGACGTAGAAGTCTCCCCGCCGATAGTCGTCTACCGCGAGAGCGTCACCAAGCAGAGCCCGATCGTCGAAGGAAAGTCCCCGAACAAGCACAACAGGTTCTACATCACCGTCGAGCCAATGCCTGACGAGATCTACCAGGCAATCAAGGAGGGTATCATCCCGGAGGGAAGGCCGAAGGATCCGAAGGAGGTCGCCAAGAAGCTGGCTGAGCTCGGCATGGACTACGAAATGGCCAAGGGCATTGTTGACGTCTACAACGGCAACATGTTCTTCGACAACACCAAGGGTATCCAGTACCTCAACGAGGTCATGGATCTGCTTGTTGACGGCTTCCACATGGCCATGGACGAGGGGCCGCTCGCCAAGGAGCCGGTCATGAAGGTCATCGTCCGCCTGCACGACGCCAAGATCCACGAGGACAACGTCCACCGCGGCCCGGCCCAGATCTACCCGGCTATAAGGGGCGCCATCCACTGCGCCATGATGAAGGCCGGACCTGTCCTCTACGAGCCGTACCAGAAGGTCATCATCAACATACCCTACGAGTACATGGGCGCCGTCAGCAGGGAGCTCAACCAGAGGCGCGGCCAGCTCATCGACATGAAGCAGGAGGGCGAGGTCATGATCATCATCGGCGAGGCCCCTGTTGCGGAGATGTTCGGGTTCGCCGGTGCCCTCAGGGGTGCCACCAGCGGTAAGGCCCTCTGGAGCACGGAGCACGCCGGCTTCAAGCGCGTTCCCGGTGAGCTCGCGGTGAACATCATCAGGCAGATACGCCAGAGGAAGGGCCTCGACCCGAACCCACCGGCTGAGAAGGACGTCTGCCCGCAGCAGTGA
- a CDS encoding ABC-2 transporter permease, with translation MGRLYTLFKWEMNDLIKAILLFVGVFLIGMSMKQSMMWIMSISGGGSGVHTELLLSLFGTSRSDGVGMVIYRSLSLDDVWTLMSFLILLLGALTFRYDRDSGIAKSVYSLPYSNDEIFGAKLLSFLVYGFAMILIPFAYVALTTHASIAGYLPEITSSFLGNMLIIVVFLVLYMTSVATLVSLASPNAFLAFMAGFALIYAPKILENPDIPPQLFMYALRRSPSSNFTPFTSQYLGWGILVPLVLFVLSWILIRRRDVV, from the coding sequence GTGGGTAGGCTCTACACCCTCTTCAAGTGGGAGATGAACGACCTGATAAAGGCCATCCTGCTGTTCGTAGGAGTGTTCCTGATCGGGATGTCGATGAAGCAGTCCATGATGTGGATTATGAGTATATCGGGCGGTGGATCGGGTGTACATACCGAGCTCTTGCTCTCTCTCTTTGGAACCTCGAGGTCTGATGGGGTTGGAATGGTCATTTATCGCAGTCTGAGTCTCGATGACGTCTGGACGCTGATGAGCTTTCTCATCCTGCTCCTTGGTGCACTCACCTTCCGCTACGACAGGGACAGCGGAATAGCTAAATCCGTTTATTCTCTCCCCTACTCCAACGACGAGATCTTTGGTGCCAAACTTCTCTCCTTCCTCGTCTATGGGTTCGCCATGATACTCATCCCCTTCGCCTACGTTGCCCTGACCACTCACGCCAGCATAGCAGGCTACCTGCCAGAAATAACCTCCTCATTCCTGGGTAACATGCTAATCATCGTCGTCTTTCTTGTACTCTACATGACATCGGTCGCCACCCTGGTTTCCCTGGCCTCCCCTAACGCGTTCCTCGCCTTCATGGCGGGCTTCGCCCTTATCTACGCTCCAAAAATCCTCGAAAATCCGGACATACCCCCACAGCTCTTCATGTATGCTCTCCGCCGGAGCCCTAGCTCTAACTTCACCCCCTTCACGTCCCAGTATCTTGGCTGGGGCATTCTCGTCCCGCTGGTGCTCTTTGTCCTCTCGTGGATCCTCATAAGGAGGAGGGATGTGGTGTGA
- a CDS encoding HD domain-containing protein codes for MKLVHDPIHGYIELNEFAIKLVDTPEFQRLRRITQLGFAFLAYPSARHTRFEHSLGTFHLAREIRRYNPEIEEEAVYAALLHDIGHYPFSHTLEGLFPRHEENTVWLIKHGEIREAIEENYSASKLIKFLKHPVVSGDIDSDRMDYLVRDAYYTGAAYGVVDLERLVRNLIFREGMLVVGEKGIMAAQNLLLARAMMYPTVYFHHTAKIAEAMLRKAVELEGISLEDIRLMDEVDLISRLRNSERPEVRELVRAIDNRKLYKRVFCSNSELSPETVEHIRRALEEEFAHLALVDYPPKPKYEERNAFVLVGGELNRLSEVSPLVKSLVELKNVYWRWCVYARKDVKENVERALKKLL; via the coding sequence ATGAAGCTCGTCCACGATCCGATTCATGGCTACATAGAGCTCAATGAATTCGCAATAAAGCTCGTGGACACCCCGGAGTTTCAGAGGCTAAGGAGGATAACCCAGCTCGGCTTTGCCTTCCTCGCTTATCCCTCAGCCCGACACACCCGCTTCGAGCACTCGCTTGGGACCTTCCACCTGGCCAGGGAGATAAGGCGCTATAACCCGGAGATCGAAGAGGAAGCCGTCTACGCGGCCCTGCTTCACGACATCGGCCACTACCCCTTCTCGCACACTCTCGAGGGCCTGTTTCCGAGGCACGAGGAAAACACCGTCTGGCTGATAAAGCACGGTGAGATCAGGGAAGCCATCGAGGAGAACTACTCGGCCTCAAAACTCATCAAGTTCCTCAAGCATCCCGTCGTCAGCGGCGACATCGACTCGGACAGGATGGACTACCTCGTAAGGGACGCATACTACACGGGAGCGGCCTACGGCGTCGTTGACCTTGAGAGGCTCGTTAGGAACCTGATCTTTAGGGAGGGCATGCTCGTCGTTGGAGAGAAGGGGATCATGGCGGCTCAGAACCTCCTGCTGGCGAGGGCGATGATGTACCCGACGGTTTACTTCCACCACACAGCAAAGATAGCCGAGGCCATGCTCCGAAAGGCCGTGGAGCTCGAGGGCATAAGCCTTGAGGATATACGCCTCATGGACGAGGTAGACCTCATTTCGAGGCTGAGGAACAGCGAAAGGCCCGAGGTTAGGGAACTCGTCAGAGCTATAGACAACAGAAAGCTGTACAAGAGGGTTTTCTGCTCAAACAGTGAGCTTTCCCCTGAGACGGTGGAACATATCAGGCGGGCCCTGGAAGAGGAGTTCGCCCATCTTGCCCTCGTTGATTACCCACCAAAGCCAAAATACGAGGAGAGGAACGCCTTTGTGCTGGTTGGTGGGGAGCTGAACAGGCTCAGCGAGGTTTCGCCCCTCGTTAAGTCGCTGGTTGAGCTCAAAAACGTGTACTGGAGATGGTGTGTTTACGCGAGGAAGGACGTTAAGGAGAACGTCGAACGCGCGCTGAAAAAGCTTTTGTAG